A region of Chlamydiales bacterium STE3 DNA encodes the following proteins:
- a CDS encoding Uncharacterized protein (Product derived from UniProtKB/Trembl:F8L0Q4), whose amino-acid sequence MKKTAIVWFRQDLRLEDHPALQESSSYDTVIPLFVWSPNDKNFCKLGAASRWWLHHSLESLNQELMSIGLNLVIRVGEPQVVLNEVIRETHAEAVFWNRRYEPCSLSQDSRIKQSLKNDGILVKSFNGRLLYEPWEIANKQKKPFQVFTPFWNSCLAFKNPERPLPKPEKLISYQGTLSSEKLEKLQLLPTIAWDEGIKKNWQPGSVAAKQKAEEFIRQHLKSYHETRDRPDLPHGVSHLSPYLHFGEITSRMLWHAVLEHFGEDALENQGAFAFLRQLGWREFAYHLLYHFPSTPEQPLRKSFNHFPWENNQEQLKAWQSGRTGYPFVDAGMRELWTTGWMHNRLRLVVGSFLVKHLRLHWLEGEKWFWDTLVDADLANNCMGWQWVAGCGADAAPYFRIFNPVTQAEKFDPEGNYVRKWVPELAKLPTKWIHKPWEAPYDILANADVKLGKDYPYPIVDHAEARQKALEAFEKIKA is encoded by the coding sequence GTGAAAAAAACCGCTATTGTTTGGTTTCGTCAGGATTTGCGTCTTGAAGATCATCCCGCTCTTCAAGAATCTTCATCTTACGACACCGTAATTCCCCTGTTTGTTTGGTCTCCTAATGATAAAAATTTTTGCAAATTAGGGGCGGCTAGCCGCTGGTGGCTTCATCATTCCCTAGAAAGTCTAAATCAAGAATTAATGAGCATCGGTTTAAATCTTGTGATACGGGTTGGAGAGCCTCAAGTAGTTCTTAATGAAGTGATTAGGGAAACACATGCTGAAGCTGTTTTTTGGAATCGAAGGTATGAACCCTGCTCTCTATCTCAGGATAGCCGAATCAAGCAATCTCTAAAAAATGATGGAATTTTAGTAAAAAGTTTTAACGGCCGGCTTCTTTATGAGCCTTGGGAAATCGCTAACAAGCAAAAAAAGCCTTTTCAAGTCTTTACACCTTTTTGGAATAGCTGTTTAGCTTTTAAAAACCCAGAAAGGCCTTTACCAAAGCCAGAAAAATTAATTTCTTATCAAGGTACATTGTCTTCTGAAAAATTGGAGAAATTGCAGCTCTTACCTACAATTGCTTGGGATGAAGGAATTAAAAAAAACTGGCAGCCAGGATCTGTAGCGGCTAAACAAAAAGCCGAGGAATTTATTCGTCAGCATTTAAAATCCTACCATGAAACAAGAGATCGTCCTGACTTGCCTCATGGGGTTTCCCACCTTTCTCCTTACCTGCACTTTGGAGAAATCACATCAAGGATGCTATGGCACGCTGTATTAGAGCATTTCGGTGAGGATGCCCTTGAAAATCAAGGCGCTTTTGCTTTCTTAAGACAGTTAGGTTGGCGAGAATTTGCTTATCATCTTCTCTATCACTTTCCTTCTACACCTGAGCAGCCTTTAAGAAAATCCTTTAACCACTTTCCTTGGGAAAATAACCAAGAACAGTTGAAAGCTTGGCAGTCAGGTCGAACGGGCTATCCCTTTGTTGATGCGGGAATGCGCGAGCTCTGGACCACAGGGTGGATGCATAATCGATTAAGATTGGTTGTCGGCTCTTTTTTAGTCAAACATCTAAGATTGCATTGGTTGGAGGGGGAAAAATGGTTTTGGGATACGCTAGTTGACGCAGACTTAGCTAATAACTGCATGGGTTGGCAATGGGTTGCTGGGTGTGGGGCTGATGCAGCTCCCTACTTCCGTATTTTTAATCCTGTCACTCAAGCCGAGAAGTTTGATCCGGAGGGGAATTATGTCAGGAAGTGGGTTCCTGAGTTAGCAAAACTCCCGACAAAGTGGATTCATAAGCCTTGGGAAGCTCCCTATGATATTTTGGCCAACGCCGATGTCAAACTTGGCAAAGATTACCCCTACCCAATTGTGGACCATGCTGAAGCACGTCAAAAAGCTTTGGAGGCGTTTGAAAAAATCAAAGCTTAG